A genome region from Geobacter pickeringii includes the following:
- a CDS encoding dihydrolipoamide acetyltransferase family protein produces the protein MPFDFKLPDLGEGITEAELRRWLVKEGESVREHQPVAEVETDKAVVEVPSPRPGTVGRLARREGETVRVGETLLTIIEEGAAPAAERPKSVGIVGELPEAEEEHEILASPLVRKLARERGIDLREVRGNGPRGSITPEDLERVPALARTATETFGPTERIPLRGVRRAIARNVIASQRNTASVTGMEEADITELWELREREQQAVEGRGAHLTFLPFFIKAAQHALREHPWLNAAIDDGAGEIVLKKHYHFGIAVETPDGLMVPVIRDVEKKSVIELAAEVQELGKKARERTIALDEMRGSTFTLTNYGHFGGVFATPIINWPDVAILGFGRIADRPWVHRGQIAIRKILPLSLTFDHRVTDGADAAAFLMKVVRYLEDPALLFIESI, from the coding sequence ATGCCGTTTGACTTCAAACTCCCCGATCTCGGCGAAGGGATCACCGAGGCGGAGCTGCGGCGCTGGCTGGTGAAAGAGGGAGAGAGCGTCCGCGAACACCAGCCGGTGGCCGAGGTAGAGACCGACAAGGCGGTCGTGGAGGTCCCCTCTCCCCGGCCCGGGACGGTGGGGCGCCTTGCCCGCCGTGAGGGGGAAACGGTGCGGGTGGGGGAGACGCTCCTTACCATCATCGAGGAGGGAGCGGCTCCCGCGGCGGAACGGCCGAAGTCGGTGGGGATCGTCGGCGAACTCCCCGAGGCGGAGGAGGAGCACGAAATCCTCGCCTCGCCGCTGGTTCGGAAGCTCGCCCGGGAGCGGGGAATCGACCTGCGCGAGGTCCGGGGGAACGGCCCCCGGGGGAGCATCACGCCGGAGGATCTGGAGCGCGTGCCGGCTCTCGCCAGGACCGCCACGGAAACCTTCGGCCCCACGGAACGGATTCCCCTGCGGGGGGTGCGCCGGGCCATCGCGCGCAACGTCATCGCCTCCCAGCGGAACACCGCCTCCGTCACCGGCATGGAAGAGGCCGACATCACCGAACTGTGGGAGCTGCGGGAGCGGGAGCAGCAGGCGGTGGAGGGGCGGGGCGCCCACCTCACCTTCCTCCCCTTCTTCATCAAGGCGGCCCAGCACGCCCTGCGGGAGCACCCCTGGCTCAACGCCGCCATCGACGACGGGGCCGGGGAGATCGTCCTCAAGAAGCACTACCACTTCGGCATCGCCGTGGAGACCCCCGACGGCCTCATGGTGCCGGTGATCCGGGACGTGGAGAAGAAGAGCGTCATCGAGTTGGCGGCGGAGGTTCAGGAACTGGGCAAGAAAGCCCGGGAGCGGACCATCGCGCTGGACGAAATGCGGGGAAGCACCTTCACCCTCACCAACTACGGCCATTTCGGCGGCGTCTTCGCCACCCCCATCATCAACTGGCCCGACGTGGCGATCCTCGGCTTCGGCCGCATCGCCGACCGCCCCTGGGTCCACCGGGGCCAGATCGCCATCCGCAAGATTCTCCCCCTCTCCCTCACCTTCGACCACCGGGTGACCGACGGAGCCGACGCGGCCGCATTTCTCATGAAAGTTGTCCGCTACCTGGAGGACCCGGCGCTTCTCTTCATCGAGAGCATCTGA
- a CDS encoding alpha-ketoacid dehydrogenase subunit beta produces the protein MTQLNMVQAINLALREEMARDDRVVLLGEDVGKDGGVFRITEGLFEQFGPDRVIDTPLSESAIVGAAVGMAAYGLRPVAEIQFMGFIYPAVDQLFAHAARIRTRSRGRFAAPLVVRTPYGGGIKAPELHEESTEAFFCHMPGIKVVVPSGPYSAKGLLLAAIRDPDPVLFLEPTRLYRMVKEEVPEGEYTIPLGRARIARPGSAVTVVAWGSMLQRTLKAVEGYDAEVIDPQTLSPFDGETLLTSVEKTGRLVIVHEAPRTCGLGAEIAATVAEEAILHLRGPVLRVAGPDVPVPLAKLVDHYLPSPERIQAALDEVLRY, from the coding sequence ATGACCCAACTGAACATGGTCCAGGCAATAAACCTTGCCCTCCGGGAGGAGATGGCGCGGGACGACCGGGTGGTGCTCCTCGGCGAGGACGTGGGAAAGGACGGCGGGGTCTTCCGGATCACGGAAGGACTCTTCGAGCAGTTCGGCCCCGACCGGGTGATCGACACGCCGCTCTCGGAATCGGCCATCGTCGGCGCGGCGGTGGGGATGGCGGCCTACGGGCTGCGGCCGGTGGCGGAGATCCAGTTCATGGGGTTCATCTACCCGGCCGTGGACCAGCTCTTCGCCCACGCCGCCCGCATCCGCACCCGCTCCCGGGGACGCTTCGCCGCGCCGCTCGTGGTCCGCACCCCCTACGGCGGCGGGATCAAGGCGCCGGAACTCCACGAGGAGAGCACCGAGGCCTTCTTCTGCCACATGCCGGGGATCAAGGTGGTGGTCCCTTCGGGACCGTACAGTGCCAAAGGGCTGCTGCTGGCCGCCATCCGCGACCCCGACCCGGTGCTCTTCCTGGAGCCGACCCGCCTCTACCGGATGGTGAAGGAGGAGGTGCCGGAAGGGGAGTACACCATCCCCCTCGGCCGGGCCCGCATCGCCCGGCCGGGGAGCGCCGTGACCGTGGTCGCCTGGGGGAGCATGCTCCAGCGGACCCTGAAAGCGGTGGAGGGGTACGACGCCGAAGTTATCGACCCGCAGACCCTTTCCCCCTTCGACGGGGAAACGCTGCTGACGTCGGTGGAAAAGACCGGCCGGCTCGTGATCGTCCACGAGGCCCCCCGGACCTGCGGACTCGGCGCCGAGATCGCCGCCACCGTGGCCGAAGAGGCGATCCTCCACCTCCGGGGGCCGGTGCTCCGCGTCGCCGGTCCCGACGTGCCGGTGCCGCTGGCGAAGCTCGTGGACCACTACCTGCCGTCGCCGGAGCGGATTCAAGCCGCATTGGATGAGGTTTTACGCTACTGA
- the pdhA gene encoding pyruvate dehydrogenase (acetyl-transferring) E1 component subunit alpha, which produces MPESTLATFSVKRLEIIDQNGNADEALLPSLSGDELRRLYYLLLLTRTFDGRALALQREGRIGTYPSVLGQEAAQVGSAFAIAREEWVFPAFREMGALFTLGYPIHQLFQYWGGDERGLRTPDGMNIFPICVSVGTHLPHAAGAALAARTRGDRTAVVAYFGDGATSKGDFHEAFNLAGVFRLPVVFICQNNQWAISIPLAAQTASPTLAQKALAYGFDGIQVDGNDVLAVYRATREALEKARSGGGPTFIECLTYRMADHTTADDASRYRPPEEVAAWRERDPLLRFERFLARRGLWNEEYAAELKGKAEGEIDEAVRRFEAVPPPEPGGMFDFVGAELSSRQRRQREEVTTF; this is translated from the coding sequence ATGCCCGAATCGACCCTCGCCACCTTCTCCGTCAAACGCCTGGAGATCATCGACCAGAACGGGAACGCCGACGAGGCACTTCTTCCTTCCCTCTCCGGCGATGAGCTCCGGCGGCTCTACTATCTCCTTCTCCTCACCCGCACCTTCGACGGCCGCGCCCTGGCCCTGCAGCGCGAAGGGCGGATCGGCACCTACCCGTCGGTCCTCGGCCAAGAGGCGGCCCAGGTGGGAAGCGCCTTCGCCATCGCCCGGGAGGAGTGGGTCTTTCCTGCCTTCCGCGAGATGGGAGCGCTCTTCACCCTCGGCTACCCCATCCACCAGCTCTTCCAGTACTGGGGCGGGGATGAGCGGGGTCTGCGCACCCCCGACGGCATGAACATCTTCCCGATTTGCGTCTCCGTCGGCACCCACCTCCCCCACGCAGCCGGTGCGGCGCTGGCAGCCCGCACCCGGGGCGACCGGACCGCGGTGGTCGCCTACTTCGGCGACGGCGCCACCTCCAAGGGGGACTTCCACGAGGCGTTCAACCTGGCCGGGGTCTTCCGGCTGCCGGTGGTCTTCATCTGCCAGAACAACCAGTGGGCCATCTCCATCCCCCTCGCGGCCCAGACTGCCTCCCCAACCCTTGCCCAGAAGGCGCTCGCCTACGGTTTCGACGGCATCCAGGTGGACGGCAACGACGTTCTCGCCGTCTACCGCGCCACGCGGGAGGCGCTGGAGAAGGCCCGCAGCGGCGGCGGTCCCACCTTCATCGAGTGCCTCACCTACCGCATGGCTGACCACACCACCGCCGACGACGCCAGCCGCTACCGTCCCCCCGAGGAGGTGGCGGCGTGGCGGGAGCGCGATCCGCTGCTCCGCTTCGAACGGTTCCTGGCCAGACGGGGGCTCTGGAACGAGGAGTACGCTGCCGAGCTGAAGGGAAAGGCGGAAGGGGAGATCGACGAGGCGGTGCGGCGCTTCGAGGCGGTGCCGCCGCCGGAGCCGGGGGGGATGTTCGATTTCGTCGGCGCGGAGTTGAGTTCGCGGCAGAGACGACAGCGGGAAGAAGTCACCACATTCTGA
- a CDS encoding PEP-CTERM sorting domain-containing protein codes for MKRTLALGMLCLLLACGQAMAATISFNPLNQSIQLGQQASIGVDLTLGAAETLQGFALDIAFNPAILTSTNPNPDDNVFLNLGTFTPAVANYVANFFQDPLDLSLHLAGVGPLGSAADLLTDGTFTIATLTFAGTGVGTSPVNLLGTSEYLLLGNLATTPFAPASASVTVAPVPEPGTVILLGLGLAGFFAYRKKVSIG; via the coding sequence ATGAAACGAACTCTTGCACTCGGCATGCTCTGCCTGCTGCTTGCCTGCGGGCAGGCCATGGCGGCAACAATCTCCTTCAATCCGCTTAACCAGAGCATCCAACTGGGGCAACAGGCCAGCATCGGCGTCGACCTGACCCTGGGCGCGGCAGAAACGCTTCAGGGATTTGCCCTGGACATCGCGTTCAATCCGGCAATCCTCACCAGCACCAACCCCAATCCGGACGACAACGTCTTTCTCAACCTGGGAACCTTCACCCCCGCGGTGGCCAACTACGTGGCGAATTTCTTCCAGGACCCCCTCGACCTCTCCCTCCATCTTGCGGGGGTCGGTCCCCTGGGGTCGGCAGCTGATCTCCTGACCGACGGCACCTTCACCATCGCCACCCTGACCTTTGCCGGCACGGGAGTTGGCACCAGCCCGGTCAATCTCCTCGGCACGAGCGAATATCTTCTCCTCGGCAACCTTGCCACCACCCCCTTCGCTCCCGCAAGCGCCAGCGTGACCGTGGCACCCGTCCCCGAGCCGGGCACCGTCATTCTGCTGGGGCTCGGGCTGGCAGGATTCTTCGCCTATCGGAAAAAGGTTTCCATCGGTTAA
- a CDS encoding PEP-CTERM sorting domain-containing protein, with the protein MKETAKKTVVGYLCLLGILAWASVSSATFISVETQIDNFTFGLTNPKLGIQFGTFNTSASSTVTVGGKVRGSGTNTATDTFSNPLGNFAAVSLNETGSNYYGVSNPSVAGSPVPGGDPTINGINNNGLGGDFVVLASTVAATPADGAHVIVQDMARYEQFFTITGKPRDKGKLTVTADYVFAMLFDNSVLGAAKGKGEVFLQLIDTTRNQTFSDSYLFDSLDPLSQPANGADFYTHLFSPMNVFGGDRIKLIAEARSTSDAAPVPEPGTVMLVGAGILGLVLVRRRI; encoded by the coding sequence ATGAAAGAAACCGCAAAGAAAACAGTCGTCGGGTATCTCTGTCTGTTGGGAATTCTGGCCTGGGCATCGGTTTCGTCCGCGACCTTCATCTCCGTCGAAACCCAGATCGACAATTTCACCTTCGGTCTGACCAACCCCAAACTCGGCATCCAGTTCGGCACGTTCAACACCAGCGCCTCATCCACGGTGACGGTCGGCGGAAAGGTTCGGGGCAGTGGGACGAATACCGCAACGGACACCTTCAGCAACCCTCTGGGGAATTTTGCCGCCGTCAGCCTCAATGAAACCGGCAGCAACTACTATGGCGTGTCCAACCCGTCGGTCGCGGGATCTCCCGTGCCCGGTGGCGATCCCACCATCAACGGGATCAACAACAACGGTCTCGGCGGCGATTTCGTAGTCCTCGCGTCGACCGTTGCGGCAACTCCGGCCGATGGGGCCCACGTGATCGTTCAGGACATGGCGCGCTACGAGCAGTTTTTCACCATCACCGGGAAACCGCGTGACAAGGGAAAGCTGACCGTGACCGCCGATTATGTGTTCGCGATGCTCTTCGACAATTCAGTCCTTGGTGCCGCCAAGGGAAAAGGTGAAGTTTTCCTCCAGCTCATCGACACGACCCGCAACCAGACCTTCTCGGACAGCTACCTGTTCGACTCCCTCGACCCGCTCAGCCAGCCGGCAAACGGCGCGGACTTCTACACCCACCTGTTCAGCCCGATGAATGTCTTTGGCGGAGATCGGATCAAACTCATTGCCGAAGCCAGGTCCACCTCCGATGCCGCACCGGTGCCCGAACCGGGAACCGTCATGCTTGTCGGCGCCGGCATCCTGGGACTGGTTCTGGTCAGAAGAAGGATATAA
- a CDS encoding FKBP-type peptidyl-prolyl cis-trans isomerase N-terminal domain-containing protein, producing the protein MKHLAIGTVAAVLAFGPCWAGEKKELTAEQDRISYSIGYQVGSDFRQQGVDLTPEVVLQGITDGLKETKSAIPLDEMRTILVDLKKKMAAGQEEQKKRLAARYRDDARKFLAENARKDGVRSLENGLQYTVVKEGTGRKPTLKDSVTVNYRATLADGTEFDSTYRDRKPRSFPLDKIIPGLQEALPLMGEGATWQLFLPPQLAFDERGPLADRVVIYEIELISVQPPTQEPAAPSPQ; encoded by the coding sequence ATGAAGCATCTCGCCATCGGCACAGTCGCCGCTGTTCTCGCTTTCGGCCCGTGCTGGGCCGGAGAGAAGAAAGAGCTGACCGCCGAACAGGACAGGATCAGCTACAGCATCGGCTATCAGGTTGGAAGCGATTTCAGACAACAAGGGGTCGACCTCACCCCCGAGGTGGTGCTGCAGGGGATCACCGACGGGCTCAAGGAGACGAAGTCCGCCATCCCCCTCGACGAGATGCGCACCATTCTTGTGGACCTGAAGAAGAAAATGGCGGCCGGGCAGGAAGAGCAGAAGAAACGGCTTGCAGCGAGGTATCGCGACGATGCCCGTAAATTTCTGGCGGAGAACGCCCGCAAGGACGGGGTGCGGAGCCTGGAGAACGGCCTGCAGTACACGGTCGTGAAGGAAGGGACCGGCCGCAAGCCGACCCTGAAGGATTCCGTCACGGTCAACTACCGCGCCACGCTGGCTGACGGCACCGAATTCGACAGCACCTATCGCGACAGGAAGCCGCGGAGCTTCCCGCTCGACAAGATCATTCCCGGCCTGCAGGAAGCGCTCCCCCTCATGGGTGAAGGGGCCACGTGGCAGCTTTTCCTCCCCCCGCAACTCGCCTTCGATGAGCGGGGGCCGCTGGCCGACCGGGTTGTCATCTACGAGATCGAACTGATTTCCGTGCAGCCCCCGACGCAGGAACCGGCGGCACCGTCCCCGCAATGA
- a CDS encoding multicopper oxidase domain-containing protein produces the protein MIIKTASLKTMFALGIGLLVLQGNSSAAPVPGGTLDPTTIPKYVTPLVIPPVMPKSTTQPGAPAADYNIAVRQFKQQILPTGYGASTVWSYGRAQDVLPANFTAPAPLANNISFNYPAFTVENTSGAPTSVRWINDLVDANGNYLPHLFAIDQTLHWANPPAKGCSDGTNHTDCRTMNPAPYTGPVPMVTHVHGSHVNAESDGYPEAWWLPAAQNIPAGYAKRGRLYDQYNRTNAVPGSAFFTYENNQPATTIWYHDHSLGITRSNVYAGPAGFWLIRGGANGDEFVDDGTTAAANDGRLPGPAPTANGGDPNFDPTFRATIREIPIVVQDRSFNLDGSLFYPANRAFFERLSLPGQPPQSGFTGILNIPYIPVSDISPIWNPEAFFNTMVVNGSTWPVFEVAPARYRFRLLDGSNSRTLNLALFQMNGLVQGPEVPFYQIGADQGFLPQVVKVQTGFATPLPGNGTTPVPVAAPNPQYALLMGPAERADVIVDFTGMADGTIIRMTNTAPDNPFGGFPDIPADPATSGQVMQFVVRAALTQPSDALTTPPQNLVLPAEGPLGAPVKVRQVTLNEEESTQLCVKVDAITGSVTTIFNTPGPTFAATCAAAGGMPMAPKAAKLGVFMTDPVTGVKTMSMPMMWADAITETPAVGDTETWEIYNFTVDGHPIHLHLVRFEVIDRQPFNVLTFATTGPAIPPKPTELGYKDTVIALPGMITRLKAKFDRAGLYVWHCHILEHEDNEMMRPYVVRFNLNMPDLNGDGKLTIADVLILLRQLGSKTPSKFAYDLNGDGKVDILDAVLLLKKVLAQPAPPII, from the coding sequence ATGATTATCAAGACTGCATCACTGAAGACCATGTTTGCTCTGGGAATTGGCCTGCTCGTTCTGCAGGGCAACTCCTCCGCCGCGCCTGTTCCCGGCGGGACGCTGGACCCCACGACAATTCCGAAGTACGTGACCCCCCTCGTCATTCCGCCGGTGATGCCGAAGAGCACCACTCAGCCCGGCGCCCCGGCAGCCGATTACAACATCGCGGTCCGGCAGTTCAAGCAGCAGATCCTCCCCACCGGCTACGGCGCCAGCACCGTCTGGAGCTACGGTCGGGCCCAGGATGTCCTGCCGGCGAACTTCACGGCTCCGGCCCCCCTGGCGAACAACATCTCCTTCAACTATCCGGCCTTCACGGTGGAGAATACTTCCGGAGCCCCGACCTCGGTGCGGTGGATCAACGACCTCGTGGACGCCAACGGCAACTACCTCCCCCACCTCTTTGCCATCGACCAGACCCTCCACTGGGCCAACCCGCCGGCAAAAGGGTGCAGCGACGGCACCAATCACACTGACTGCCGGACCATGAACCCGGCCCCCTATACCGGCCCGGTGCCGATGGTGACCCACGTCCACGGCTCCCACGTCAATGCCGAAAGCGACGGCTACCCCGAGGCGTGGTGGCTGCCGGCGGCGCAGAACATCCCCGCTGGCTACGCCAAGCGCGGCAGACTCTACGATCAGTACAACAGAACCAACGCCGTTCCCGGTTCGGCCTTCTTCACCTACGAGAACAACCAGCCGGCCACGACGATCTGGTACCATGACCACTCCCTCGGCATCACCCGGAGCAACGTCTATGCCGGTCCGGCCGGCTTCTGGCTGATCCGCGGCGGGGCCAACGGCGACGAGTTCGTGGACGACGGCACGACGGCGGCAGCGAACGATGGGAGACTCCCGGGGCCGGCACCCACCGCCAACGGCGGCGACCCGAACTTCGACCCCACGTTCCGGGCGACGATCCGCGAGATCCCGATCGTCGTTCAGGACCGCTCCTTCAACCTCGACGGCTCCCTCTTCTACCCGGCCAACCGGGCATTCTTCGAACGGCTCAGCCTGCCGGGGCAACCGCCCCAGTCCGGCTTCACCGGCATCCTCAACATCCCGTATATCCCGGTTTCGGACATCTCCCCCATCTGGAACCCCGAGGCGTTCTTTAACACCATGGTGGTCAACGGCTCCACCTGGCCGGTCTTCGAAGTGGCCCCCGCCCGCTATCGGTTCCGGCTTCTGGACGGCAGCAACTCCCGGACCCTGAACCTGGCGCTGTTCCAGATGAACGGCTTGGTGCAGGGGCCGGAAGTCCCCTTCTACCAGATCGGAGCGGACCAGGGATTCCTGCCCCAGGTGGTCAAGGTGCAGACCGGCTTTGCCACGCCGCTCCCCGGCAACGGCACGACCCCCGTCCCCGTTGCAGCCCCCAACCCCCAGTACGCCCTGCTCATGGGCCCGGCGGAACGGGCTGACGTCATCGTCGACTTCACCGGCATGGCCGACGGCACCATCATCCGGATGACCAACACCGCCCCCGACAACCCCTTCGGCGGCTTCCCGGACATTCCGGCCGACCCCGCCACCTCCGGCCAGGTGATGCAATTCGTGGTGAGAGCGGCCCTGACCCAGCCGTCCGATGCCCTGACCACGCCGCCCCAGAACCTGGTTCTTCCGGCGGAAGGCCCCCTCGGCGCCCCGGTCAAGGTCCGCCAGGTCACCCTGAACGAAGAGGAATCGACCCAGCTCTGCGTGAAGGTCGATGCCATCACCGGCAGCGTCACCACGATCTTCAATACCCCGGGACCCACCTTTGCAGCCACCTGCGCCGCGGCCGGCGGCATGCCGATGGCTCCCAAGGCGGCCAAGCTGGGGGTCTTCATGACCGATCCGGTCACCGGCGTCAAGACCATGAGCATGCCGATGATGTGGGCCGACGCCATCACGGAAACGCCGGCCGTTGGCGACACCGAGACGTGGGAGATCTACAACTTCACGGTGGACGGCCATCCGATCCACCTGCACCTGGTCCGCTTCGAGGTCATCGATCGGCAGCCGTTCAATGTTCTGACCTTTGCCACCACCGGCCCGGCGATCCCGCCGAAGCCGACCGAGCTTGGCTACAAGGATACCGTTATCGCCCTTCCGGGGATGATCACCCGCCTCAAGGCGAAGTTTGACCGGGCCGGCCTCTATGTCTGGCACTGCCACATCCTCGAGCATGAGGACAACGAGATGATGCGCCCCTACGTCGTCCGGTTCAATCTGAACATGCCGGACCTCAACGGCGACGGGAAGCTGACCATTGCCGACGTCCTGATCCTCCTGCGTCAGCTCGGCAGCAAGACGCCGTCAAAATTCGCATACGACCTGAACGGCGACGGCAAGGTCGACATCCTCGATGCCGTACTGCTGCTCAAGAAGGTTCTGGCGCAGCCCGCTCCTCCGATCATCTGA